From the Deinococcus seoulensis genome, the window GCGCTGGGCTCGGTGGACAACGAGGTCCACCACCGCGCGCAGGGCATGACATACCTGCGCCTGCTGGGTCTCACCCCGCCGGACTTCTGGACCCGTACGCCCGGAGACGCATGACCCCCACTGCTCCCCCGACGCCCACGCCGCCCCCGGCCCGCCCCGCGCCGCAGCGGCCCGCCACCCGCATCCGCTGCCAGCTGCCGTGACCCCCACACCCCCGGAGTCCGCATGACGGACCTGACCCTGACGCTGGAGTCCTTCGCGCTGAACGCCCGCGTGAACGACTTCCTGCTGGACCGCCTGACCCCCGAGGACCTGACCCTCTCGGACGGGCGGGGCGGCATGACTGTCGCGCGGATGCTGTCGCACATGGGCGCGTCACGCGGCGGGTGGCTGCTGGAGATGGCGCCCGGGTTCGCGGCGTCCACGCTGGCCCTGACTGGTGGGGAGAACCCGTGGAGCTGGCACACCACCGACCCCGCCCTGCTGCGTGCCATGCTGCGTGCCGGGGACGAGGCCGCCCTTCAGGCCGTGCAGGCGTACGCGGCGAGCGGCACC encodes:
- a CDS encoding DinB family protein, yielding MTDLTLTLESFALNARVNDFLLDRLTPEDLTLSDGRGGMTVARMLSHMGASRGGWLLEMAPGFAASTLALTGGENPWSWHTTDPALLRAMLRAGDEAALQAVQAYAASGTPFADPHGVGTFHTRPALFLTYMTVHDAGHRGQIVTLLRHAGASPERLDDLEDAWNIWRRPLSPETP